In Herbaspirillum sp. WKF16, one genomic interval encodes:
- a CDS encoding branched-chain amino acid ABC transporter permease produces the protein MLAYLLNLATLMCINAVLAITLNFIMGYAGIFSIAHAIFFGVGAYSAAWVAMNASANIFLVIPVAMVVAGALSLVLALPALRVRGEYFVAASLGLQVLGVTVFSEWKSVTGGLGGMIGIPPAEIFGHAVADPAQFLLLALCCLVPVLLATGVLLRSSFGRNLKAIRDSETAAYAFGKNVALIKTMSVVISAMLAAVAGALYAFYMGFINVESFMLDTSVLLMAMVIIGGTGTLLGPIVGTVLLMLLPGVFSYMSFLPQTEIGSIQQIAYGLAMVLLMIFRPGGIVGSGKPRAAKEKAA, from the coding sequence ATGCTCGCCTATCTCCTCAATCTCGCCACGCTCATGTGCATCAACGCGGTGCTGGCCATCACGCTGAACTTCATCATGGGCTATGCCGGGATCTTCTCGATCGCGCATGCCATCTTCTTCGGCGTGGGCGCCTATAGCGCGGCCTGGGTCGCCATGAACGCCAGCGCCAACATCTTCCTGGTGATCCCGGTGGCCATGGTGGTCGCCGGCGCGCTCTCGCTGGTGCTGGCGCTGCCGGCGCTGCGCGTGCGCGGCGAATACTTCGTGGCCGCTTCGCTGGGCCTGCAGGTGCTGGGCGTGACCGTGTTCTCCGAATGGAAATCGGTCACCGGCGGCCTGGGCGGCATGATCGGCATCCCGCCGGCCGAGATCTTCGGCCATGCCGTGGCCGACCCGGCGCAGTTCCTGCTGCTGGCGCTGTGCTGCCTGGTTCCGGTGCTGCTGGCCACCGGCGTGCTGCTGCGCTCTTCCTTCGGCCGCAACCTGAAGGCCATCCGCGACAGCGAGACCGCGGCCTACGCCTTCGGCAAGAACGTGGCGCTCATCAAGACCATGTCGGTGGTGATCTCGGCCATGCTGGCGGCGGTGGCCGGCGCGCTGTACGCCTTCTACATGGGCTTCATCAACGTCGAGAGCTTCATGCTGGACACCTCGGTGCTGCTGATGGCCATGGTCATCATCGGCGGCACCGGCACGCTGCTCGGCCCCATCGTCGGCACGGTGCTGCTGATGTTGCTACCTGGCGTGTTCAGCTACATGTCCTTCCTGCCGCAGACCGAAATCGGTTCGATCCAGCAGATCGCCTACGGCCTGGCCATGGTGCTGCTGATGATCTTCCGCCCGGGCGGCATCGTCGGTTCCGGCAAACCCCGCGCCGCCAAGGAGAAAGCCGCATGA
- a CDS encoding ABC transporter ATP-binding protein: protein MSAQPNQESQPLVLETRGLVVGYGGRPVLRDFGFALRPAEVLCLIGHNGAGKSTLLKTLFGLVPRQEGQILLDGRALEAVEPRRLTAAGVSLVPEGRGIFPGLTVAETMKMGLWSAGVPAAERADRLEWVMSVLPALKQFYERRAGNLSGGQQQMVSIGRALLSRPRCLLMDEPSIGLAPKLFQDLLQPIRQLQRDTGMAILLVEQNVKEALKISDRVVVMKSGAIIREALPEELNDNAKLMELY from the coding sequence ATGAGCGCCCAACCCAACCAAGAGAGCCAGCCGCTGGTGCTGGAGACCCGCGGCCTGGTGGTCGGCTACGGCGGCCGCCCGGTGCTGCGCGATTTCGGTTTCGCGCTGCGCCCGGCCGAGGTGCTGTGCCTGATCGGCCACAATGGCGCGGGCAAGTCGACCTTGCTCAAGACCCTGTTCGGCCTGGTGCCGCGCCAGGAAGGACAGATCCTGCTGGATGGGCGCGCGCTGGAGGCCGTCGAGCCGCGCCGGCTGACCGCGGCCGGCGTCTCGCTGGTGCCGGAAGGGCGCGGCATCTTCCCCGGCCTGACGGTGGCCGAGACCATGAAGATGGGCCTGTGGTCGGCCGGCGTGCCTGCTGCCGAGCGGGCCGACCGGCTGGAGTGGGTGATGTCGGTGCTGCCGGCCCTGAAGCAGTTCTACGAGCGCCGCGCCGGCAACCTGTCGGGCGGGCAGCAGCAGATGGTGTCGATCGGCCGCGCGCTGCTGTCGCGCCCGCGCTGCCTGCTGATGGACGAGCCCTCGATCGGCCTGGCGCCCAAGCTGTTCCAGGACCTGCTGCAACCGATCCGCCAGCTGCAGCGCGACACCGGCATGGCGATCCTGCTGGTGGAACAGAACGTGAAGGAAGCCCTGAAGATCTCGGACCGCGTGGTGGTGATGAAGTCCGGCGCCATCATCCGCGAAGCCCTGCCCGAGGAACTCAACGACAACGCCAAACTGATGGAGCTGTACTGA
- a CDS encoding IclR family transcriptional regulator has product MKAAASPPARRRREARKDVRIVLRAPNPPEFRSDASAQGIIKPIERGFAVLDAFLGESDWLANQDIALRTGLPKATVSRLAQTLTALGYLTYSEQRRKYRLAMAVLTLGFAAMVDTDVVQEARPLMQKLADDIGVFVALAGRDGLDMVFFENCHSASNAATVGLGVGEHMPMASSPVGWALLACLHENERGYLLDHMRPYHKRDEWMAVRQKLTDAEAQIADKSYCVSTGDWGPDITVVAAPLRLEDRLPMVLLCAGQSRTLTKARVEQRAGPQLLAMGRQLQKMEARRAPL; this is encoded by the coding sequence ATGAAGGCGGCCGCCAGCCCGCCCGCGCGCCGCCGCCGCGAGGCGCGCAAGGACGTGCGCATCGTCCTGCGCGCGCCCAATCCGCCCGAGTTCCGCAGCGACGCTTCGGCCCAGGGCATCATCAAGCCCATCGAGCGCGGCTTCGCGGTGCTCGACGCTTTCCTGGGCGAGTCCGACTGGCTGGCCAACCAGGACATCGCCTTGCGCACCGGCCTGCCCAAGGCGACGGTCTCGCGCCTGGCGCAGACGCTGACCGCGCTGGGCTATCTCACCTACAGCGAACAGCGCCGCAAGTACCGCCTGGCGATGGCGGTGCTCACGCTCGGCTTCGCCGCCATGGTCGACACCGACGTGGTGCAAGAGGCGCGTCCGCTGATGCAGAAGCTGGCCGACGACATCGGCGTGTTCGTCGCGCTGGCCGGGCGCGACGGTCTGGACATGGTGTTCTTCGAGAACTGCCACAGCGCATCCAACGCCGCCACCGTGGGCCTGGGCGTGGGCGAGCACATGCCGATGGCCTCCTCGCCGGTGGGCTGGGCCTTGCTGGCCTGCCTGCACGAGAACGAGCGCGGCTACCTGCTGGACCACATGCGGCCCTATCACAAGCGCGACGAATGGATGGCGGTGCGCCAGAAGCTGACCGACGCCGAGGCGCAGATCGCCGACAAGTCGTATTGCGTTTCCACCGGCGACTGGGGGCCCGATATCACCGTCGTCGCCGCGCCGCTCAGGCTGGAGGACCGCCTGCCGATGGTGCTGTTGTGCGCCGGCCAGTCGCGCACGCTGACCAAGGCGCGCGTGGAGCAACGCGCCGGGCCGCAACTGTTGGCGATGGGGCGGCAATTGCAGAAGATGGAGGCGCGCCGTGCGCCGCTCTGA
- a CDS encoding ABC transporter ATP-binding protein yields MNAIIERDGALQQAQPDAGGEVLLSIRHLNMSFGGLKVTNDVSLDLRAGIVTTLVGPNGAGKTTLFNQITGHLTPNSGEILWRGKSILGKKHFQISRLGIARTFQDLRLFNHMTVEENVLTVMEPTSWIWQPGGRAARNERRERVQAILQRTGLAAKAHTRAIDLAYAERKFLSMARIMAADAKIWLLDEPASGLDRSSYELFLDLLRTEVKRGVTVCIIEHNLDIVVGISDRIAFLDQGKLLADGLPDVVLKDPHLAAIYFGDQNA; encoded by the coding sequence ATGAATGCCATCATCGAACGCGACGGCGCCCTGCAGCAGGCGCAGCCGGACGCCGGCGGCGAGGTGCTGCTGTCGATCCGCCACCTGAACATGAGCTTCGGCGGCCTGAAGGTGACCAACGACGTCTCCCTGGATTTGCGCGCCGGCATCGTCACCACCCTGGTCGGCCCGAACGGCGCCGGCAAGACCACGCTGTTCAACCAGATCACCGGCCACCTGACGCCCAACAGCGGCGAGATCCTGTGGCGCGGCAAATCGATCCTTGGCAAGAAGCATTTCCAGATCAGCCGCCTGGGCATCGCGCGCACTTTCCAGGACCTGCGCCTGTTCAACCACATGACGGTGGAAGAGAACGTGCTCACCGTGATGGAGCCAACCTCCTGGATCTGGCAGCCGGGCGGGCGCGCCGCGCGCAATGAACGGCGCGAGCGGGTGCAGGCCATCCTGCAGCGCACCGGCCTGGCGGCCAAGGCGCACACCCGCGCCATCGACCTCGCCTACGCCGAGCGCAAGTTCCTGAGCATGGCGCGCATCATGGCCGCGGATGCGAAGATCTGGCTGCTGGACGAGCCGGCCTCGGGCCTGGACCGCAGCTCCTACGAGCTGTTCCTCGACCTGCTGCGCACCGAGGTCAAGCGCGGCGTGACGGTGTGCATCATCGAGCACAACCTTGACATCGTGGTCGGCATCTCCGACCGCATCGCCTTCCTCGACCAGGGCAAGCTGCTGGCCGACGGCCTGCCCGACGTCGTACTGAAGGATCCGCACCTGGCGGCCATCTATTTCGGAGACCAGAACGCATGA
- a CDS encoding ABC transporter substrate-binding protein has translation MTKLSKAFKLGVIACALAASAAASTASYAADVTIGALFPLSGPNASYGDIFGSGANLAAEHINADNLLGGKLSIQYEDSQALPQQGVIGMNKLVNVQKVPYVLSAFTGVSKAISTIATRTRTVAVNGGGVGPDLAELGQYFWNIIPLANYEVRAIIPYLVNERKMKNFVLVYVDDPLGQAIRKELEGALPPAGGKLVEALSVPATAQQFGGIAARVRAANPDVIYVASYGSQQSQIVKQFRDNGIKQPFASYTAFSIPEINAQPEAAGSMYTSQNIDWNSQDPVTKRFVDDYKKKYNKMPTAYIANYYNAVRMFGLLAQQLIKKGQPVTGENLLKQRVETKTFDLVGGKVSFAENGTVTMPMQINEIDGKGGKVLSTSAK, from the coding sequence ATGACCAAGTTGAGCAAGGCTTTCAAGCTGGGCGTGATTGCCTGCGCCCTGGCGGCATCGGCCGCCGCGTCCACCGCGTCGTACGCCGCCGACGTCACCATCGGCGCGCTGTTCCCGCTCTCCGGCCCGAACGCGTCCTATGGCGACATCTTCGGTTCCGGCGCCAACCTGGCGGCCGAGCACATCAACGCCGACAACCTCCTGGGCGGCAAGCTCTCGATCCAGTACGAAGACAGCCAAGCGCTGCCGCAGCAGGGCGTGATCGGCATGAACAAGCTGGTCAACGTGCAGAAGGTGCCGTATGTGCTGTCGGCCTTCACCGGCGTCTCCAAGGCGATCTCCACCATCGCCACCCGCACCAGGACGGTGGCGGTCAACGGCGGCGGCGTCGGCCCCGACCTGGCGGAGCTGGGCCAGTACTTCTGGAACATCATCCCGCTGGCCAACTATGAAGTGCGCGCCATCATTCCCTACCTGGTGAACGAGCGCAAGATGAAGAACTTCGTGCTGGTCTATGTCGACGATCCGCTGGGCCAGGCGATCCGCAAGGAGCTCGAAGGCGCGCTGCCGCCGGCCGGCGGCAAGCTGGTCGAGGCGCTGTCGGTGCCGGCCACCGCGCAGCAGTTCGGCGGCATCGCCGCGCGCGTGCGCGCGGCCAACCCGGACGTAATCTACGTGGCCTCCTACGGGTCGCAACAGTCGCAGATCGTCAAGCAGTTCCGCGACAACGGCATCAAGCAGCCCTTCGCCAGCTACACGGCGTTCTCGATCCCCGAGATCAACGCCCAGCCTGAAGCGGCCGGCTCGATGTACACCTCGCAGAACATCGACTGGAACTCGCAGGATCCGGTGACCAAGCGCTTCGTCGACGACTACAAGAAGAAGTACAACAAGATGCCGACCGCCTACATCGCCAACTACTACAACGCGGTGCGCATGTTCGGCCTGCTGGCCCAGCAGCTGATCAAGAAGGGCCAGCCGGTCACCGGCGAGAACCTGCTCAAGCAGCGCGTGGAGACCAAGACCTTCGACCTGGTCGGCGGCAAGGTGAGCTTCGCCGAGAACGGTACCGTGACCATGCCGATGCAAATCAACGAGATCGACGGCAAGGGCGGCAAGGTGCTGAGCACCTCGGCCAAGTAA
- a CDS encoding SDR family NAD(P)-dependent oxidoreductase → MLEGKVVVVTGSGGGIGREIALAMARQGAAVVVNDIGASLAGEGGSAGPAQQVADEIKALGGRAAPNTDSVADAASAERIVEQAVQTFGRIDAVVNNAGILRDALFHKMSGDEWDAVLKVHLYGAYHVSRAAALHFREQNSGSLVHMTSTSGLIGNLGQANYSAAKLGLTALSKSIALDMQKFNVRSNCIAPFAWSRMISSIPVKNEEQQARVDKIKQMTPDKIAPLAVYLAGDAAADVNGQVFTVRNNEIFLMSQPRPLRSIHRDQGWTPETVAEHAMPALKASFVPLDRSADVFQWDPV, encoded by the coding sequence ATGCTGGAAGGCAAGGTCGTCGTCGTCACCGGATCGGGCGGCGGCATCGGCCGCGAGATCGCCCTGGCAATGGCGCGCCAGGGCGCCGCCGTGGTGGTCAACGACATCGGCGCCTCGCTGGCCGGCGAAGGCGGCAGCGCCGGCCCGGCGCAGCAGGTGGCCGACGAGATCAAGGCCTTGGGCGGGCGCGCTGCGCCCAACACCGACAGCGTGGCCGATGCCGCCAGCGCCGAGCGCATCGTCGAACAGGCGGTGCAGACCTTCGGCCGCATCGACGCCGTGGTCAACAACGCCGGCATCCTGCGCGACGCGCTGTTCCACAAGATGAGCGGCGACGAATGGGATGCCGTGCTCAAGGTGCACCTGTACGGCGCCTACCACGTCAGCCGCGCCGCGGCGCTGCACTTCCGCGAGCAGAACTCGGGCAGCCTGGTGCACATGACGTCCACCTCCGGCCTGATCGGCAACCTGGGCCAGGCCAACTACTCGGCCGCCAAGCTCGGCCTGACCGCGCTGTCCAAATCGATCGCGCTGGACATGCAGAAATTCAACGTGCGCTCCAACTGCATCGCGCCCTTCGCCTGGAGCCGCATGATCAGCTCCATCCCGGTGAAGAACGAGGAGCAACAGGCGCGCGTGGACAAGATCAAGCAGATGACGCCGGACAAGATCGCGCCGCTGGCGGTGTACCTGGCCGGCGATGCGGCCGCCGATGTCAACGGCCAGGTCTTCACGGTGCGCAACAACGAGATCTTCCTGATGAGCCAGCCGCGTCCGCTGCGCTCGATCCATCGCGACCAGGGCTGGACGCCCGAAACCGTGGCAGAGCACGCGATGCCGGCGTTGAAGGCCAGCTTCGTGCCGCTGGATCGCTCGGCCGACGTGTTCCAGTGGGACCCGGTGTAA
- a CDS encoding MaoC family dehydratase, translating to MAIDYHTLKNWRFPPLRHSYDEKDSMLYALGIGMGAAAAAGADEPGQRGALRFVYEHELQAMPSMAVILAHPGLWMGAPEAGVDLLKVVHGEQRLRLHRPLPAAGSVTGVSRVKAVVDKGRDKGALLIVERELRDAAGELLATVEQTSFCRGDGGFAERGQPSDETPPAMPPAPQREPDLACELPTRPESALVYRLSADRNPLHADPATARRAGFPSPILHGLATYGVACHALLRSCCDYDAARLRTLDARFSAPVYPGETIRTEIWREASAIRFQARALERNVVVLANGTAEIAPA from the coding sequence ATGGCCATCGATTACCACACCCTGAAGAACTGGCGCTTCCCGCCGCTGCGGCACAGCTACGACGAGAAGGACAGCATGCTGTATGCGCTGGGCATCGGCATGGGCGCTGCGGCCGCCGCCGGCGCCGACGAGCCTGGGCAACGCGGCGCGCTGCGCTTCGTCTATGAACATGAACTGCAAGCCATGCCCAGCATGGCGGTGATCCTGGCGCATCCGGGACTGTGGATGGGCGCGCCGGAAGCCGGCGTCGACCTGTTGAAGGTAGTGCACGGCGAACAGCGCCTGCGCCTGCATCGGCCGTTGCCCGCCGCCGGCAGCGTGACCGGCGTGTCGCGGGTGAAGGCGGTGGTCGACAAAGGGCGCGACAAGGGCGCGTTGCTTATCGTCGAGCGCGAGCTGCGCGACGCCGCCGGCGAACTGCTGGCGACGGTGGAGCAGACCAGCTTCTGTCGCGGCGACGGCGGCTTCGCCGAGCGGGGCCAGCCCAGCGACGAGACGCCGCCGGCGATGCCGCCTGCGCCGCAGCGCGAGCCCGACCTGGCGTGCGAACTGCCGACGCGCCCCGAAAGTGCGCTGGTGTATCGCCTCTCTGCCGACCGCAATCCGCTGCACGCCGATCCCGCAACCGCGCGCCGCGCCGGCTTCCCCTCGCCCATCCTGCATGGACTGGCGACCTACGGCGTGGCCTGCCACGCGCTGCTGCGCAGCTGCTGCGACTACGACGCCGCGCGCCTGCGCACGCTGGATGCGCGCTTCTCGGCGCCGGTCTACCCAGGCGAGACCATCCGCACCGAAATCTGGCGCGAGGCAAGCGCGATCCGCTTCCAGGCGCGCGCGCTGGAACGCAACGTCGTCGTGCTGGCCAACGGCACGGCGGAAATCGCGCCGGCCTGA
- a CDS encoding IclR family transcriptional regulator gives MRRSESSRARADDATLPDVVREDAATEASSGTHTLERALLLLKVFHGSAKPLSHAELVRRTGFSKASASRLAATLVALGYLDRAPDGVRVQIGVRGLRLGHKYLANSPAPRIAREIMQDFADRFDMSVGLAVADHLDMVYIQYCNGSKIATLRLGVGRTVPMALSSIGRAYVWSQPPEERQRLLFGIWKKSGEHGPQVVARMERAFGDLDTHGYCLAAGEYQRDTFAISVPLALGKPPMPMGLNCSAVGPLPDRMMIRDELAPALMKTARLLTLELEGVDSSLF, from the coding sequence GTGCGCCGCTCTGAATCTTCCCGCGCGCGCGCCGATGACGCCACCTTGCCCGACGTGGTGCGCGAGGACGCCGCAACCGAGGCCTCGTCGGGCACCCACACGCTGGAGCGCGCGCTGCTGTTGCTGAAGGTGTTCCACGGCAGCGCCAAGCCCTTGAGCCATGCCGAGCTGGTGCGCCGCACCGGCTTCTCCAAGGCCTCGGCCTCGCGCCTGGCCGCGACCCTGGTGGCGCTGGGCTATCTCGACCGCGCGCCCGACGGCGTGCGCGTGCAGATCGGCGTGCGCGGCCTGCGGCTGGGCCACAAGTACCTGGCCAACAGCCCGGCGCCGCGCATCGCGCGCGAGATCATGCAGGACTTCGCCGACCGCTTCGACATGTCGGTCGGCCTGGCCGTGGCCGATCATCTCGACATGGTCTATATCCAGTACTGCAACGGCAGCAAGATCGCCACGCTGCGCCTGGGCGTGGGGCGCACGGTGCCGATGGCGCTCAGTTCCATCGGGCGCGCCTATGTCTGGTCGCAGCCGCCCGAAGAGCGCCAGCGTCTGCTGTTCGGCATCTGGAAGAAGAGCGGCGAGCACGGCCCGCAGGTGGTGGCCAGGATGGAGCGCGCCTTCGGCGATCTCGACACCCACGGTTATTGCCTGGCGGCCGGAGAATACCAGCGCGATACCTTCGCCATCAGCGTGCCGCTGGCGCTGGGCAAGCCGCCCATGCCGATGGGCTTGAACTGCAGTGCGGTCGGACCCTTGCCGGACCGCATGATGATCCGCGACGAACTGGCGCCGGCGCTGATGAAGACCGCGCGTCTGCTGACGCTCGAACTCGAAGGCGTCGACAGCAGCCTGTTCTGA
- a CDS encoding citryl-CoA lyase translates to MTTKTADIRSDIAYSTADRIVVRGKSLPDEILGKMNLGDFAYLQLTGKTATPEQSRMFNALLITLVEHGITPSAIAARMTYAGAPESLQAAVAAGLCGLGTVFVGTTEGAAKMLYEAFAGAGENPNLQELAVKTVAAFRERKQIIPGLGHPVHKPIDPRTPRLFALAAENGMAGKHVQLIQLIQKEAERATGKVLPINATGALGAICCEFGFPWQIVRGFGVMARAIGLVGHILEESQSPISHKLWHEIEDRASAHLRG, encoded by the coding sequence ATGACAACCAAGACCGCCGACATCCGATCCGACATCGCCTACAGCACCGCCGACCGCATCGTGGTGCGCGGCAAGAGCCTGCCCGACGAGATCCTGGGCAAGATGAACCTGGGCGACTTCGCCTACCTGCAGCTGACCGGCAAGACCGCCACGCCCGAGCAGTCGCGCATGTTCAACGCGCTGCTGATCACGCTGGTCGAGCACGGCATCACTCCCAGCGCGATCGCCGCCCGCATGACCTACGCCGGCGCGCCGGAGTCGCTGCAGGCGGCGGTGGCCGCCGGCCTGTGCGGCCTGGGTACGGTGTTCGTCGGCACCACCGAGGGAGCGGCGAAGATGCTGTACGAGGCCTTCGCCGGCGCCGGAGAAAACCCCAACCTGCAGGAACTGGCCGTGAAGACCGTGGCCGCCTTCCGCGAGCGCAAGCAGATCATTCCCGGCCTGGGCCATCCGGTGCACAAGCCGATCGACCCGCGCACGCCGCGCCTGTTCGCGCTGGCGGCCGAGAACGGCATGGCGGGCAAGCACGTGCAGCTGATCCAGCTGATCCAGAAGGAGGCCGAGCGCGCCACCGGCAAGGTGCTGCCGATCAACGCCACCGGCGCGCTGGGCGCGATCTGCTGCGAGTTCGGTTTCCCCTGGCAGATCGTGCGCGGCTTCGGCGTGATGGCGCGCGCCATCGGCCTGGTCGGGCACATCCTGGAAGAGTCGCAGTCGCCGATCTCGCACAAGCTGTGGCACGAGATCGAAGACCGCGCCAGCGCCCACCTGCGCGGCTGA
- a CDS encoding enoyl-CoA hydratase-related protein, whose protein sequence is MDQPPVLCTFADGVATITLNRPERLNSFIDAMHDAIAAFLDRIEHDPALRVLVLTGAGRAFCAGQDQGDRQPLPAGQKRDMGAALERYYKPLVLRLRALPAPVVCAMNGLAVGVGATLVLACDIVIARSSAYFVQGFTRLGLMPDGGASQFLPQRIGTARALALCMLNERLDAQQAADWGLIWRCVPDEEFDAEAAALVARLAASATRALALTKQAIHAAAGNTLAQQLDLETASQRALGYTDDYLEGASAFREKRSPDFKGR, encoded by the coding sequence ATGGACCAGCCTCCCGTGCTGTGCACCTTCGCCGACGGCGTGGCCACCATCACGCTGAACCGGCCGGAGCGCCTCAACAGCTTCATCGACGCCATGCACGACGCGATTGCGGCCTTCCTCGACCGCATCGAGCATGACCCGGCGCTGCGCGTGCTGGTGTTGACCGGCGCCGGCCGCGCCTTCTGCGCCGGCCAGGACCAAGGCGACCGCCAGCCCTTGCCCGCAGGCCAGAAGCGCGACATGGGCGCAGCGCTGGAACGTTATTACAAGCCGCTGGTGCTGCGCCTGCGCGCGCTGCCGGCGCCGGTGGTATGCGCCATGAACGGCCTGGCCGTGGGCGTGGGCGCGACGCTGGTGCTGGCCTGCGACATCGTCATCGCGCGCAGCTCCGCTTATTTCGTCCAGGGCTTCACCCGGCTGGGGCTGATGCCCGACGGCGGCGCCTCGCAGTTCCTGCCGCAGCGCATCGGCACGGCGCGCGCGCTGGCGCTGTGCATGCTCAACGAGCGCCTGGACGCGCAACAGGCGGCCGACTGGGGACTGATCTGGCGCTGCGTGCCGGACGAAGAGTTCGATGCCGAGGCGGCCGCCCTGGTGGCGCGCCTGGCCGCCTCCGCCACCCGCGCGCTGGCGCTGACCAAGCAAGCCATCCATGCCGCCGCCGGCAATACGCTGGCGCAGCAGCTGGACCTGGAGACCGCCTCGCAGCGCGCGCTGGGCTACACCGACGATTACCTGGAAGGCGCCAGCGCCTTCCGCGAGAAACGCAGCCCCGACTTCAAGGGGCGCTGA
- a CDS encoding branched-chain amino acid ABC transporter permease, protein MLLLQLLINGIQVGALYALIAVGFSLIFGSTRIFHFAHGSAFTIAAYVFYDLLAIAQLHWTIAVLGAAAAAILFGVALNRFVYIPIQKHEGSFFTVFVASFGVGIVVQNLCGMLFGRSFVAVSTPLSRSVELMPGLYVSPLAGIAIAIAVLFFFALQMFLMRTHTGMAMRALSENPELVRAYGLSPRRLSMTVFALGSLLAVPAAVLSAAGSGLNPAIGHHVMLISLAATIVGGVGSLRGAACAGLLLGLAENLALAWFEPQWSEAITFIVLFLFILFRPSGFFGRATAS, encoded by the coding sequence ATGTTGCTGCTACAGCTGCTGATCAACGGGATACAGGTGGGCGCGCTCTACGCGCTGATCGCGGTCGGCTTTTCGCTGATCTTCGGTTCCACCCGCATCTTCCACTTCGCCCACGGCTCGGCCTTCACCATCGCCGCCTACGTGTTCTACGACCTGCTGGCGATCGCCCAGCTGCACTGGACCATCGCGGTGCTGGGCGCGGCGGCGGCCGCCATCCTGTTCGGGGTGGCGCTGAACCGCTTCGTCTACATCCCGATCCAGAAGCACGAGGGCTCCTTCTTCACCGTCTTCGTGGCCTCGTTCGGCGTGGGCATCGTGGTGCAGAACCTGTGCGGCATGCTGTTCGGCCGCAGCTTCGTGGCGGTCAGCACGCCGCTCTCGCGCAGCGTCGAACTGATGCCCGGCCTGTATGTCTCGCCGCTGGCGGGGATCGCCATCGCCATCGCGGTGCTGTTCTTCTTTGCGCTGCAGATGTTCCTGATGCGCACCCACACCGGCATGGCCATGCGCGCGCTGTCTGAAAATCCCGAGCTGGTGCGCGCCTACGGCCTGTCGCCGCGCCGCCTGTCGATGACGGTGTTCGCGCTGGGCTCGCTGCTGGCGGTGCCGGCGGCGGTGCTGTCGGCGGCCGGCTCGGGCCTGAACCCGGCCATCGGCCACCACGTGATGCTCATCAGCCTGGCCGCCACGATCGTGGGCGGCGTCGGCAGCCTGCGCGGCGCGGCCTGCGCCGGCCTGCTGCTGGGGCTGGCCGAGAACCTGGCGCTGGCCTGGTTCGAGCCGCAGTGGAGCGAAGCCATCACCTTCATCGTGCTGTTCCTGTTCATCCTGTTCCGCCCGTCCGGTTTCTTCGGCCGCGCCACAGCCAGCTGA